One genomic segment of Pedobacter endophyticus includes these proteins:
- a CDS encoding putative porin, giving the protein MGKVVRILLFFLLLLGVNSAFAQDLKTSVGDNKELDSVRNKLDAGKDSVVFTAKYIRYTKLSLSKDSIVLLPLDTSTVNIQNYSPLLQPLHPTISTGNMGLSARPLLYEPSKRIGFDPGFHSLDYYALTPEDIIYYQARAPFTSLYFVSAGQKEQLFRAIHSQNVKKNWNVGVNFNRADSKGFYARQRGDNLNVAVFSWYQSPNKRYNMWASAIFNTMRAYENGSTEATDLFEPGYDKISRDAEPVNLEASRNLYRKNTLFLKQTYYVGRIDTSANENNGALPTNKVSYTLQYDNDSYTFYKTGSDPNNVMPPGINNTEFTNDSTHVQHIKNEFIYSFFLRAKDTKVIKNELKVDAGIRQDFYKHQYFGVKADRTNYEQSKFNYQNTTVLGAAGYRFSSNIDFNLDIQQILQGENAGDYLYEAKSKILLGKSIGRIELGAYVQNQTPAAIFNYYHGNHYQWDYQDFKNTKVANLSFNYINDKYGFNAGAKYFLTSNYLYFGLDNANGYNSILPQQETADISLIRIDIQKKWRFGKFVLENYIAYQKTDKNSVLRTPEFYTYNSFYFDNVFFKVLKTNVGFDVRYNSEYANYFYSPATAQFYIDTNNPVSLSSRPVADVFLKANLKRANIFVKYDFVNQGLFQKGYYTVNRYPMQDALLKFGVSWNFYD; this is encoded by the coding sequence ATGGGCAAAGTTGTTCGGATTCTCTTATTTTTCTTGCTGCTCTTGGGCGTTAACAGCGCATTTGCGCAGGATTTAAAAACGTCTGTTGGCGATAACAAAGAGCTGGATTCTGTGCGGAACAAGCTCGATGCCGGGAAAGACTCAGTGGTTTTTACCGCCAAATACATCCGCTACACCAAACTGTCGCTCAGTAAAGACAGCATAGTGCTGTTGCCTTTAGATACCTCTACTGTAAACATCCAAAACTACAGCCCTTTATTACAGCCACTTCACCCCACTATCAGTACCGGTAACATGGGTTTATCGGCTCGGCCATTGCTGTATGAACCGAGCAAACGTATCGGCTTCGATCCCGGATTTCATTCCCTCGATTACTATGCCCTTACGCCCGAGGATATCATCTACTATCAGGCCAGAGCACCGTTTACAAGCCTATACTTTGTTAGTGCAGGCCAAAAAGAACAGCTCTTTAGGGCAATCCACAGCCAAAATGTTAAAAAGAACTGGAATGTGGGCGTCAACTTCAATCGTGCCGATTCAAAAGGTTTTTATGCCCGCCAACGTGGCGATAACCTTAACGTAGCCGTGTTTTCGTGGTACCAATCGCCAAACAAACGCTACAATATGTGGGCATCCGCCATTTTTAATACCATGCGAGCCTATGAAAACGGTTCGACGGAAGCTACTGACTTATTTGAGCCTGGTTACGACAAAATCAGCCGGGATGCAGAGCCCGTAAACCTAGAGGCCTCGCGGAACCTATATCGAAAAAATACCCTGTTTTTAAAGCAGACGTATTATGTGGGCCGGATAGATACCTCAGCAAATGAAAACAACGGCGCATTGCCAACCAATAAAGTATCGTACACTTTGCAGTACGATAATGACAGTTATACGTTTTATAAAACCGGTTCGGACCCGAACAACGTAATGCCCCCTGGTATTAACAACACTGAATTTACCAACGACTCTACCCACGTACAACACATTAAAAACGAATTTATTTATAGCTTCTTCCTTCGGGCGAAAGACACAAAGGTGATTAAAAATGAGTTAAAGGTTGATGCCGGCATTCGTCAGGACTTTTACAAACACCAGTATTTTGGCGTAAAGGCCGATAGAACAAACTACGAGCAAAGTAAGTTTAATTATCAAAACACTACGGTTCTGGGTGCTGCGGGGTATCGATTTAGCAGTAATATTGATTTTAATTTAGATATTCAGCAGATTTTGCAAGGTGAAAACGCCGGAGATTATTTGTATGAGGCCAAAAGCAAAATTCTTTTAGGCAAATCGATCGGAAGGATCGAGTTGGGTGCCTACGTACAAAATCAAACGCCTGCCGCCATATTCAATTATTATCATGGCAACCACTACCAATGGGATTATCAGGATTTTAAGAACACAAAAGTTGCAAACTTATCGTTCAACTACATTAATGATAAATATGGCTTCAATGCAGGCGCAAAATATTTTCTAACTTCCAATTATCTTTATTTCGGGTTAGATAATGCTAATGGCTACAATTCTATTCTCCCTCAGCAGGAAACGGCCGATATCAGTTTGATCAGGATAGACATTCAGAAGAAATGGCGCTTCGGGAAATTTGTTCTCGAGAATTACATTGCTTACCAAAAAACAGATAAAAATTCGGTATTGCGGACGCCTGAGTTTTACACCTACAACAGTTTCTATTTTGATAATGTGTTTTTTAAGGTGCTGAAAACTAATGTTGGTTTTGATGTGAGGTACAATTCAGAATATGCCAATTACTTTTACTCGCCCGCAACGGCGCAGTTTTATATCGACACCAACAATCCGGTATCGTTAAGTTCGCGGCCAGTTGCCGATGTGTTTTTAAAGGCGAACCTTAAACGTGCCAATATTTTTGTAAAATACGATTTTGTTAATCAGGGCTTATTTCAAAAAGGCTATTATACCGTTAATCGCTACCCCATGCAAGATGCCTTGTTGAAATTTGGCGTAAGCTGGAATTTTTACGATTAA
- the pruA gene encoding L-glutamate gamma-semialdehyde dehydrogenase translates to MLKGFFNIPTPVNEPILNYAPGSKERALLKEALAAARSHQQDIPMYIGGKQIHTDKKGKVVPPHDHQHILAQFSIGDKTHITQAIDAALAAKNDWENLSWEHRAAIFLKAADLIAGKYRYKLNAATMLGQSKNAYQAEIDAACELIDFLRFNVSYMADIYKQQPPVSPRGSWNRVEQRPLEGFVFALTPFNFTAIAANLPASAAMMGNVVVWKPADTQVYAANLLMEIFREAGLPDGVINLVYADGPEAGEVIFNHRDFAGIHFTGSTKVFQEIWKTIGTNIHKYRSYPRIVGETGGKDFILVHPSAQVDVANTAIVRGAFEYQGQKCSAASRVYIAESLWPQIKEQMLRDLATFKMGPTEDFSNFINAVIDERSFDKLAKYIDAAKNDSDVEIIAGGNYDKSKGYFIEPTVLVVKDPKYTTMCEELFGPVLTVYVYADKDFDSILEIIDTTSPYALTGALIAQDRYAIEKASHALRNAAGNFYINDKCTGAVVGQQPFGGARGSGTNDKAGSMINLLRWVSPRTIKEVFDAPTDYRYPFLAED, encoded by the coding sequence ATGCTTAAAGGATTTTTTAACATACCTACTCCGGTAAACGAACCTATATTAAACTATGCCCCCGGCAGCAAGGAACGTGCACTATTAAAAGAAGCACTTGCAGCAGCTCGCTCACACCAGCAAGATATTCCGATGTATATTGGAGGCAAGCAAATTCATACCGACAAAAAAGGTAAGGTTGTTCCACCGCATGATCATCAACATATATTAGCCCAATTTAGCATTGGCGACAAAACACATATTACACAAGCCATTGATGCCGCTTTAGCAGCAAAAAACGATTGGGAAAACCTTTCGTGGGAGCACCGTGCAGCCATTTTTTTAAAGGCAGCTGATTTAATTGCAGGCAAATACCGTTATAAATTAAATGCGGCCACGATGTTGGGCCAAAGCAAAAACGCTTATCAGGCAGAGATTGACGCAGCGTGCGAATTGATCGATTTTTTACGTTTTAACGTAAGCTACATGGCCGATATCTACAAACAACAACCTCCGGTTTCGCCTCGTGGCAGCTGGAACCGTGTAGAACAACGCCCGCTAGAAGGCTTCGTTTTTGCATTAACCCCATTTAACTTTACGGCTATTGCGGCAAACTTACCTGCATCGGCAGCGATGATGGGGAACGTAGTAGTTTGGAAACCAGCCGATACACAAGTTTATGCGGCCAACCTTTTAATGGAAATATTTCGCGAGGCTGGCTTGCCTGACGGTGTTATAAACCTGGTTTATGCCGACGGCCCTGAAGCTGGTGAAGTGATTTTTAACCATCGCGATTTTGCAGGAATCCACTTTACAGGTTCTACTAAAGTGTTTCAGGAGATCTGGAAAACTATTGGCACCAATATTCACAAATACAGATCATATCCACGCATTGTTGGCGAAACCGGCGGTAAGGATTTCATTTTAGTGCATCCTTCGGCACAGGTAGATGTTGCAAACACTGCAATTGTTCGCGGTGCGTTTGAATATCAGGGACAAAAATGTTCTGCTGCAAGCCGTGTGTACATTGCCGAAAGCCTTTGGCCGCAAATTAAAGAGCAGATGTTACGCGATTTGGCTACCTTTAAAATGGGCCCAACAGAAGATTTCTCGAACTTTATCAACGCCGTTATCGATGAGCGCTCATTTGATAAACTGGCAAAATATATCGATGCTGCCAAAAATGATAGCGATGTAGAAATTATAGCAGGTGGAAACTACGATAAGAGCAAAGGTTACTTTATTGAGCCTACTGTTTTAGTGGTTAAAGACCCTAAATACACCACGATGTGCGAAGAGTTGTTTGGCCCCGTTTTAACAGTTTATGTTTATGCAGACAAAGATTTCGACTCGATTTTAGAAATTATTGATACGACTTCGCCATATGCGTTAACAGGCGCTCTAATTGCTCAAGACCGTTATGCGATTGAAAAAGCAAGCCATGCGTTGCGCAATGCTGCAGGTAACTTTTATATCAATGATAAGTGCACCGGGGCAGTAGTTGGCCAGCAACCATTTGGCGGCGCCAGAGGCTCGGGCACAAACGATAAGGCCGGTTCGATGATCAACCTTTTACGCTGGGTTTCGCCACGTACCATCAAGGAGGTTTTCGATGCGCCAACGGATTACCGCTATCCATTTTTAGCCGAAGATTAG
- a CDS encoding sulfatase family protein has translation MTHKFLLSFIFCLAGFSFYAGAQKKPNVIIIYADDLGYGDLSCYGATKISTPNIDALAKKGLRFTNGHSTASTCTPSRYSLMTGRYAWRKKGTGVLPGDAALIVPTDNSALPSIFQQAGYKTGLVGKWHLGLGNAVEKDWNKEVTPGPRETGFDYSFIFPATADRVPNVFLENQLVVGLDANDPIMVDYKNPVGDEPTGKDHPELLKMPAEVGHGHNQTIVNGVGRIGYMKGGKLARWTDEELPFTFLTKAKSFIEDHQQEPFFLYYALTEPHVPRLPATMFKGKSELGYRGDVILQLDWAVGEITKQLKHLGLDKNTIIIFSSDNGPVVMDGYEDGGFEKLNGHKPAGILRGSKYSILEGGTRAPFIVSWPAEIKPGVSDALVSQIDFLASFAGFFNLENKNGIDSKNIWNAFMGKDKKGRDYFVEQSSQLAIVKDNWKYIRPSNGLATYKLTHTDTGNLPTAQLYNLTDDLGEKNNVAEKYPEKVKELEALLNAEEARTK, from the coding sequence ATGACCCATAAATTTTTGTTATCTTTTATTTTTTGTTTAGCAGGTTTTAGTTTTTATGCCGGAGCGCAGAAAAAACCAAACGTAATTATCATATATGCTGACGATTTGGGCTACGGCGACCTCAGTTGTTATGGTGCAACAAAAATAAGCACACCAAATATCGATGCGCTTGCCAAAAAAGGCTTAAGGTTTACCAACGGACATTCCACTGCTTCGACATGCACGCCATCGCGTTATTCTTTAATGACTGGCAGATATGCATGGCGCAAAAAGGGAACGGGCGTTTTACCGGGCGATGCGGCTTTGATTGTTCCAACGGATAATAGTGCTCTTCCATCAATTTTTCAGCAGGCGGGCTATAAAACTGGTTTGGTAGGCAAATGGCATTTGGGTTTGGGCAATGCGGTTGAAAAGGATTGGAACAAAGAGGTTACGCCAGGGCCAAGGGAAACAGGATTTGATTATTCGTTTATTTTTCCGGCAACGGCCGACCGGGTGCCAAATGTATTTCTGGAGAACCAGCTGGTTGTAGGCTTAGATGCGAACGATCCGATTATGGTCGATTACAAAAATCCTGTTGGCGATGAACCAACGGGCAAAGATCATCCTGAACTGCTGAAAATGCCAGCAGAAGTGGGTCATGGGCATAACCAAACGATAGTAAATGGCGTTGGCCGCATTGGTTATATGAAAGGCGGCAAATTAGCCCGGTGGACTGACGAGGAGCTTCCGTTCACTTTCTTAACCAAGGCAAAAAGCTTTATCGAAGATCATCAGCAGGAACCATTTTTTCTTTATTATGCTTTAACAGAACCGCACGTACCCCGCCTGCCCGCTACCATGTTTAAAGGAAAAAGCGAACTTGGTTATCGCGGCGACGTAATTTTACAATTGGATTGGGCGGTGGGAGAAATTACGAAGCAATTGAAACATCTGGGACTTGATAAAAACACAATTATTATTTTTAGCAGCGATAATGGCCCTGTGGTTATGGATGGCTACGAAGATGGCGGCTTTGAAAAACTAAACGGACATAAGCCCGCGGGCATTTTGCGAGGCAGCAAATATTCTATTTTAGAAGGCGGCACCCGGGCGCCCTTTATTGTATCGTGGCCGGCAGAAATTAAACCCGGCGTTTCCGATGCCCTCGTATCGCAAATTGATTTCCTCGCTTCGTTTGCAGGCTTTTTTAATCTCGAAAATAAAAATGGTATCGACAGCAAAAACATATGGAACGCCTTTATGGGCAAAGATAAAAAGGGTCGCGATTATTTTGTAGAACAGAGCAGTCAATTGGCAATTGTAAAAGACAACTGGAAATATATTCGCCCATCGAACGGATTGGCTACTTATAAACTTACCCATACTGATACCGGAAACCTGCCAACAGCTCAATTGTATAATTTGACTGATGATTTAGGCGAAAAGAATAACGTGGCCGAAAAATATCCAGAAAAGGTAAAGGAATTGGAGGCGCTTTTGAATGCCGAAGAGGCCCGGACGAAGTAA
- a CDS encoding AraC family transcriptional regulator produces MKPVFAKILDGKVNDVYSLKVVDAPYFSTEFHFHEECQLTYTLESEGRRMIGDSIADFTSDELIFVGSNLPHVWHNHKQCEDENENTAYARSISIFIHPNKILGLFREPDTIERVKNFFRIAKRGMKFDGLIKEKLQQAMLKVSAQTTEIKRLIALLQILDLLCSTTSYELLASPGYTNNYQLKDNDRMDKILKYVFDNFNQEILLTTAAEMTNMNKQAFCRYFKNRTQKTFVTFVNEVRIGHACKLMAQTDLQISELAYSCGFNSLTNFNKFFKLAKGITPKEYKKMLIVG; encoded by the coding sequence ATGAAGCCTGTTTTTGCGAAAATTCTTGATGGAAAAGTAAACGATGTATACAGTTTGAAGGTTGTTGATGCGCCTTATTTTTCAACCGAGTTCCATTTTCATGAAGAATGCCAACTTACCTATACCCTGGAAAGCGAAGGTCGGCGAATGATCGGCGACAGCATTGCAGATTTTACTTCCGATGAACTGATTTTTGTAGGTTCTAACCTGCCGCATGTGTGGCACAACCACAAGCAGTGCGAAGATGAAAACGAAAACACAGCTTATGCGAGGTCCATTTCGATATTCATACATCCTAATAAAATCCTCGGGCTTTTTAGAGAGCCTGATACTATTGAAAGGGTAAAAAACTTTTTTCGGATAGCTAAAAGAGGAATGAAGTTTGACGGCTTGATCAAAGAGAAACTGCAACAAGCGATGTTGAAGGTTTCGGCGCAGACCACGGAGATCAAACGATTGATAGCCTTACTGCAAATTTTGGACCTATTGTGCTCAACCACCAGTTACGAGCTTTTAGCAAGCCCAGGATACACAAACAACTATCAACTGAAAGATAACGACAGGATGGACAAAATCCTGAAGTACGTTTTTGACAATTTTAATCAAGAGATTTTGCTTACCACGGCTGCAGAAATGACGAACATGAACAAACAGGCATTTTGCAGATACTTTAAAAACCGTACGCAAAAAACCTTTGTAACCTTTGTAAACGAGGTAAGGATTGGACATGCCTGTAAATTAATGGCCCAAACCGATTTGCAAATCAGCGAATTGGCCTATTCATGCGGTTTTAATAGCCTAACCAATTTTAATAAGTTTTTTAAATTGGCCAAGGGCATTACACCAAAGGAGTATAAAAAAATGTTGATTGTTGGGTGA
- the lpxK gene encoding tetraacyldisaccharide 4'-kinase, translating into MLLNYLRLLLLPFSLIYAMAITLRKKLYDWGLMRSVTADLPVICVGNLAIGGSGKTPTTEYLVRLLAEYKVAILSRGYGRKTKGFIIADDAATAETIGDEPLQYYQKFENVTVAVCEDRVKGIEKLKHSHDLIILDDAFQHRAIKAGFNILLFEFRKLGTLQFLLPAGNLRDVFSSRKRADVLLVTKSPVPLLHVAQQASINELQPNDNQKVLHSYLKYGELQHLYTDEQRSLESIKDHEIFLLTGIANPAPLIEELEKYTKTIKHEEFRDHYAFKTEDIKKFKSAFQSSAKNEKVIITTEKDSKRLKAVGFEDLLVNLPVYFLPIEVDLFEEDKVTFDELILTYVKSNRRNR; encoded by the coding sequence ATGCTACTTAATTATTTACGTCTTTTATTGCTTCCATTTTCACTGATTTATGCCATGGCCATTACCTTGCGCAAAAAATTATACGATTGGGGCCTGATGCGGTCAGTTACTGCTGATTTACCTGTAATTTGTGTAGGCAATTTGGCTATTGGCGGTTCGGGCAAAACGCCCACAACCGAATATTTGGTAAGGCTTTTGGCCGAGTATAAAGTGGCCATTTTAAGCAGGGGATACGGGCGGAAAACAAAAGGCTTTATCATTGCTGATGACGCCGCAACCGCCGAAACCATTGGCGATGAGCCTTTACAATATTACCAGAAATTTGAAAACGTAACCGTTGCCGTTTGCGAAGATCGAGTTAAGGGAATTGAAAAACTAAAGCACAGCCACGATTTAATTATACTCGATGATGCCTTTCAGCACAGAGCCATTAAGGCCGGTTTCAATATTTTGCTGTTCGAATTCAGGAAACTGGGCACCCTGCAGTTTTTGCTTCCAGCAGGCAATTTAAGAGATGTTTTTTCGTCGCGGAAACGTGCAGATGTTCTCCTGGTTACAAAATCGCCAGTTCCGTTGCTGCATGTTGCGCAGCAGGCTTCGATAAACGAACTGCAGCCGAACGATAACCAAAAAGTACTTCATTCTTACCTAAAGTACGGCGAGTTACAGCACCTGTATACAGACGAGCAACGATCGCTCGAATCGATAAAAGACCACGAGATTTTCTTACTTACCGGAATTGCTAATCCTGCCCCACTTATCGAAGAGCTCGAAAAGTACACCAAAACCATAAAACACGAGGAATTTCGCGATCATTACGCCTTTAAAACCGAGGATATCAAAAAGTTTAAATCAGCTTTCCAATCGTCGGCCAAAAATGAAAAAGTGATCATCACAACAGAAAAGGATAGCAAACGTTTAAAAGCTGTGGGATTTGAAGATTTACTGGTAAATTTACCCGTATATTTTTTACCCATCGAGGTTGATTTATTTGAAGAAGATAAAGTTACCTTTGATGAACTTATTTTAACCTATGTTAAGAGCAATAGAAGAAACCGTTGA
- a CDS encoding purine-nucleoside phosphorylase gives MLRAIEETVEYIKRKTENFKPEIGIVLGTGLGGLVKEIQIEHQLMYSNIPNFPISTLEFHSGKLIFGTLSGKKIVAMQGRLHYYEGYTMQQITFPVRVMKGLGIQNLIVSNAAGSLNPEFKRGDLMIIEDHINLQPDNPLRGLIESSLGPRFPDMSEPYKRDIIAKALSIANEVAINCHKGVYVAVSGPNLETKAEYKYLRLIGGDAVGMSTVPEVIVANQAGLPVFAISVLTDEGFPEDLQPFNLDEILAVAAKAEPKMTEILTRLIAEI, from the coding sequence ATGTTAAGAGCAATAGAAGAAACCGTTGAATATATAAAGCGCAAAACCGAAAACTTTAAACCCGAAATCGGAATAGTTTTGGGCACAGGCTTAGGTGGTTTAGTTAAAGAAATACAAATTGAGCATCAATTGATGTACTCCAATATTCCAAATTTTCCCATCTCAACATTGGAGTTTCACAGTGGAAAATTGATTTTCGGAACATTAAGCGGAAAAAAAATCGTGGCGATGCAAGGCCGGTTACACTATTACGAAGGCTACACCATGCAACAGATCACCTTTCCGGTAAGGGTAATGAAAGGGCTTGGCATCCAAAATTTAATCGTTTCTAATGCCGCAGGGTCGCTAAACCCCGAATTTAAACGTGGCGATTTAATGATCATCGAAGATCACATCAACCTTCAGCCCGATAATCCCTTACGTGGTTTAATCGAAAGTTCCTTAGGTCCACGCTTTCCCGATATGAGCGAACCTTACAAGCGTGATATTATTGCTAAAGCCTTAAGCATTGCGAACGAGGTAGCTATTAACTGCCACAAAGGGGTGTATGTTGCTGTTTCAGGGCCTAATTTAGAAACCAAAGCTGAATACAAATATTTGCGGTTAATTGGCGGAGACGCTGTAGGGATGAGCACCGTACCCGAGGTAATTGTTGCCAACCAGGCCGGCCTGCCCGTGTTTGCAATATCGGTGCTTACCGATGAGGGCTTCCCCGAAGATCTGCAACCCTTTAATTTAGATGAAATTTTAGCGGTTGCCGCAAAGGCCGAACCAAAAATGACCGAAATTTTGACACGACTAATTGCTGAAATATAA
- a CDS encoding TonB-dependent receptor, protein MKKIFSLLITVFISSLLYGQTGIIKGTLTTSNGKPAAHVSIVFEGTGKGTVSDVSGNYILNDVKAGTYILIASSLEFETQKTEVSVAVGQTTNLNLTLIENQGQLNDVVISAGRTPETIDQIPSSVTVVGLKTLQDNINISSNIATILQTYVPGLAPSTGLSSNAGQTLRGRSLLIMVDGVPQSTPLRNGAMDLRALDPAVIERVEVVKGATAIYGNGAAGGLINYFTRSAKTDKVINSQTSIATTGSLVNKANSMGGRISQLFYGDKGKLSYALSGVYEQTGELKDAKGDIMPPVYGLGETDSYNAFAKLGYKFNSKHKVQATYNFYSSRQATNYITVNGDYAKGIKTTAMQGQASGVPQGVKGNHNANIFFAGETGVANTTYNADFYYQSVDNVFFYSEAFVDGGVSRVLSKKNGARLVLNTPFYFASADANVTYGLDAQRDRTSQPLVDGRIWVPEMDMVNYAPFAQARFTFFDKLILKGGLRFESVNIEVNDYKTLPSKNTTTGVVTPSIDVRGGNLHYNPLVFNVGLRYNTSDYFSPYISFSQGFTVSDVGVALRAAKVNDIAKINTEAVIVDSYEAGFVSKVKNLRFEATGYISKSSLGANSVFNNGEYIVVRAPERIYGFELNAEMKVTKALKAAVNYSFVEGKADADDDGKYNGEKDEYLSGHRIGAPMFGANINYSILSGKLNLLLQYTGITSRDRFAKKANGLYNPFEGPVKAYNLFNSAIFYHITPATSINLGVENMFNEDYFTPRSQYTARNTDYIKGKGASYRLTLNIRI, encoded by the coding sequence ATGAAGAAAATTTTTAGTCTGTTGATCACAGTTTTTATCAGTTCGTTGTTGTATGGCCAAACGGGGATTATTAAGGGTACCTTAACTACCTCAAATGGGAAACCAGCAGCACATGTCAGCATTGTTTTTGAAGGCACGGGCAAAGGCACTGTTTCGGATGTGAGCGGCAATTATATCTTAAATGATGTTAAGGCTGGTACGTATATTTTAATAGCAAGTTCGCTTGAATTTGAAACGCAAAAAACAGAGGTGAGCGTTGCAGTTGGGCAAACCACAAACTTAAACCTAACCTTGATAGAAAACCAGGGGCAGCTAAACGATGTGGTTATATCTGCAGGAAGAACTCCTGAAACAATTGATCAAATACCCTCTTCTGTAACTGTTGTGGGGCTCAAAACCCTGCAGGATAACATCAATATTTCGAGCAATATTGCTACAATTCTTCAAACTTATGTACCTGGCCTGGCACCGAGCACGGGTTTGAGCAGTAATGCCGGGCAAACGCTTCGCGGACGTAGCCTATTGATTATGGTAGATGGTGTACCACAATCTACTCCACTTCGTAACGGGGCCATGGATTTAAGAGCTCTAGATCCAGCAGTTATTGAAAGGGTGGAGGTTGTTAAAGGCGCAACCGCTATTTACGGAAATGGCGCCGCAGGTGGCTTAATCAATTATTTTACACGCAGCGCCAAAACCGATAAGGTTATTAACAGCCAAACCTCAATAGCAACAACAGGATCTTTGGTTAACAAGGCCAATAGCATGGGCGGCAGAATCAGTCAGTTATTTTATGGCGACAAAGGTAAATTAAGCTATGCCTTAAGCGGTGTTTACGAGCAAACTGGTGAGCTTAAAGATGCAAAGGGCGATATAATGCCTCCTGTTTATGGGCTTGGGGAAACCGATTCTTATAATGCGTTTGCAAAATTGGGCTATAAATTCAATAGCAAGCATAAGGTTCAGGCAACGTATAATTTCTATTCCAGCAGGCAAGCTACCAATTACATTACAGTAAATGGAGATTATGCCAAGGGCATAAAAACTACGGCAATGCAAGGCCAGGCTAGCGGTGTGCCGCAGGGTGTAAAGGGAAATCACAACGCGAATATATTTTTTGCGGGCGAAACAGGTGTTGCAAACACGACCTACAATGCCGACTTTTACTACCAGAGTGTAGATAATGTATTTTTTTATTCGGAGGCTTTTGTTGATGGCGGTGTATCGAGAGTGCTTTCCAAAAAAAATGGAGCAAGGCTGGTGTTGAATACTCCTTTTTATTTTGCTTCTGCTGATGCCAATGTAACATATGGATTAGATGCACAAAGGGATAGAACCTCTCAACCATTGGTTGATGGGCGCATTTGGGTGCCGGAAATGGATATGGTTAATTATGCACCGTTTGCGCAGGCTCGGTTTACCTTTTTCGACAAACTAATTTTGAAAGGCGGTTTGAGGTTCGAAAGCGTAAACATTGAGGTAAATGATTACAAAACATTACCTTCTAAAAACACGACAACGGGGGTTGTTACGCCATCGATCGATGTAAGGGGCGGCAATCTGCATTACAACCCACTCGTATTTAACGTAGGCTTACGATATAACACTTCGGATTATTTTTCGCCCTACATCAGTTTCTCTCAAGGCTTTACAGTTTCCGACGTTGGCGTAGCGCTGCGTGCGGCGAAGGTGAACGACATTGCCAAAATTAACACAGAGGCAGTTATTGTGGATAGCTATGAAGCTGGCTTTGTGAGTAAAGTCAAAAATCTCCGCTTCGAAGCCACGGGTTATATCAGTAAATCGAGCCTTGGCGCTAATAGTGTATTTAACAACGGCGAATATATCGTGGTTAGAGCGCCGGAACGCATTTACGGCTTTGAGTTAAATGCTGAAATGAAAGTTACAAAAGCTTTGAAGGCAGCCGTAAACTATAGCTTTGTTGAAGGTAAGGCAGATGCCGACGATGATGGCAAGTATAACGGAGAGAAAGACGAATATCTGTCTGGCCATCGTATTGGCGCCCCTATGTTTGGCGCAAACATCAATTACAGCATTTTATCTGGCAAGCTCAACCTGTTGCTACAATACACGGGCATTACGAGCAGAGACCGGTTTGCAAAGAAAGCGAATGGACTGTACAACCCTTTTGAAGGTCCGGTAAAGGCTTATAATTTATTCAATTCTGCTATATTTTATCATATAACGCCTGCTACATCTATTAATTTAGGTGTTGAAAACATGTTCAACGAGGATTATTTTACACCGAGGTCGCAATATACTGCCCGCAACACCGATTATATTAAAGGTAAGGGAGCATCTTACCGTTTAACCTTGAATATCAGGATTTAA